One stretch of Niallia sp. XMNu-256 DNA includes these proteins:
- a CDS encoding nucleoside-diphosphate sugar epimerase/dehydratase, with product MFKDKTLLITGGTGSFGNAVMERFLESEIREIRIFSRDEKKQDDMRKLYKNDKLKFYIGDVRDLASVKNAMHGVDYIFHAAALKQVPSCEFFPLEAVKTNIMGTDNVLTAAIDYGVKKVICLSTDKAAYPINAMGISKAMMEKVFVAKSRTVDPNRTLICGTRYGNVMASRGSVIPLFIEQIKSGQPLTVTDPNMTRFLMSLEEAVELVVFAFQNAEAGDIMVQKSPASTIGDLAQAVKELFNASNPIKIIGTRHGEKRYETLLTKEEYVKAEDLPGFYRVPADQRDLNYDKYFEEGDQQLTTIEEYNSDNTQILTVEEIKEKLLELDYVQNELKEWNKQIHVMN from the coding sequence GTGTTTAAGGATAAAACTTTATTAATAACAGGTGGAACTGGATCCTTCGGTAATGCTGTAATGGAAAGATTCTTAGAAAGTGAAATAAGAGAAATTCGCATTTTTTCTAGGGATGAAAAAAAGCAAGACGATATGCGTAAGTTATATAAAAATGATAAACTAAAGTTTTATATTGGAGATGTTCGGGATTTAGCAAGTGTAAAAAATGCAATGCACGGTGTAGATTATATTTTTCATGCGGCCGCATTAAAGCAAGTACCATCTTGTGAATTCTTTCCTTTAGAAGCTGTAAAAACAAATATAATGGGTACGGATAATGTACTAACAGCTGCTATTGATTATGGGGTAAAAAAGGTAATCTGTCTTTCAACAGATAAAGCAGCTTATCCAATTAATGCAATGGGTATTTCAAAAGCAATGATGGAAAAAGTATTTGTTGCTAAGTCAAGAACAGTTGATCCAAATAGAACACTTATTTGTGGAACTCGATATGGTAACGTAATGGCTTCTCGTGGATCAGTCATTCCATTATTTATTGAACAAATTAAAAGTGGACAGCCTTTAACAGTTACGGATCCTAATATGACAAGATTTCTTATGAGTTTAGAAGAGGCAGTAGAGCTTGTAGTATTTGCATTCCAAAATGCTGAGGCGGGAGATATTATGGTTCAAAAATCTCCAGCAAGTACAATTGGTGACCTTGCTCAAGCTGTAAAGGAACTGTTTAATGCAAGTAATCCAATTAAAATAATTGGAACTCGTCATGGTGAAAAGAGGTATGAAACTCTTCTTACTAAAGAGGAATATGTGAAAGCAGAGGATTTACCTGGGTTCTATAGAGTCCCTGCGGATCAAAGAGATCTTAACTATGATAAGTATTTTGAAGAGGGAGATCAACAGCTTACTACTATAGAAGAATACAATTCAGATAATACACAAATTCTAACAGTTGAGGAAATTAAAGAGAAATTACTTGAATTAGACTATGTTCAAAATGAATTGAAGGAATGGAATAAACAGATTCACGTAATGAACTAA
- the wecB gene encoding UDP-N-acetylglucosamine 2-epimerase (non-hydrolyzing), whose amino-acid sequence MKKLKVMTVVGTRPEIIRLSAVINKLEESNAIEHTLVHTGQNYDYELNEVFFKDFNLKKPDYFLNAATGTAVETIGNILVKIDPIMEEVKPDAFLVLGDTNSCLCAIAAKRRHIPIFPMEAGNRCFDARVPEETNRKIVDHTADINLTYSDIAREYLLREGFPSDRVIKTGSPMFEVLNSRKDDIQSSDILATLGLEEGKYFVVSAHREENINSEINFLDLVDSLNAVAEKYNLPVIVSTHPRTRNMINTKGIEFNPLVETMKPLGFNDYVKLQTKAKAVLSDSGTISEESSILGFRALNIRQAHERPEAMEEASVMMVGLQKERILQGLEILETQERGTLRLVEDYSMPNVSDKVLRIILSYTDYVNRTVWGE is encoded by the coding sequence ATGAAGAAATTAAAGGTCATGACAGTCGTTGGTACGCGACCAGAGATTATTAGATTGTCAGCTGTTATAAATAAGCTAGAAGAGTCAAATGCAATAGAACATACACTTGTTCATACAGGGCAAAACTATGATTATGAATTAAATGAAGTGTTTTTTAAAGATTTTAACTTAAAAAAACCAGACTACTTTCTTAATGCTGCTACTGGAACAGCAGTAGAAACTATAGGAAATATTTTAGTTAAAATAGATCCAATTATGGAAGAGGTAAAACCTGATGCATTTTTAGTCCTTGGGGACACAAATAGTTGCTTATGTGCAATTGCTGCAAAAAGAAGGCATATTCCGATTTTCCCTATGGAAGCGGGCAATAGATGTTTTGATGCGAGAGTACCAGAGGAAACAAATAGGAAAATTGTTGATCATACAGCAGATATCAACTTAACATATAGTGATATTGCAAGAGAATATCTCCTTAGAGAAGGATTCCCATCTGATAGAGTAATTAAAACAGGAAGTCCGATGTTTGAAGTGCTAAACTCGAGAAAAGACGACATTCAGAGTTCAGATATATTAGCGACTTTGGGACTTGAAGAAGGAAAATACTTTGTTGTATCAGCTCATCGAGAAGAGAATATCAATTCGGAAATAAACTTTCTAGATTTAGTTGATAGCTTAAATGCTGTTGCAGAGAAGTACAATCTACCTGTAATTGTTAGTACACATCCTAGAACTAGAAATATGATTAATACTAAAGGGATAGAATTTAATCCACTAGTCGAAACGATGAAGCCTTTAGGTTTTAATGATTATGTGAAACTTCAAACTAAGGCCAAAGCGGTGCTTAGTGATAGTGGAACGATCAGTGAAGAATCTTCTATTCTTGGATTTAGAGCACTTAATATAAGACAAGCTCATGAAAGGCCAGAGGCGATGGAAGAAGCTTCGGTTATGATGGTTGGTTTACAGAAAGAAAGGATTTTACAGGGACTTGAAATTTTAGAAACGCAAGAAAGAGGTACATTAAGGCTTGTTGAAGATTATAGTATGCCTAATGTGTCGGATAAGGTGCTTAGGATTATTTTATCTTATACTGATTATGTAAATAGAACGGTCTGGGGAGAGTAG
- a CDS encoding capsular polysaccharide biosynthesis protein CapF, whose product MNILVTGAKGFVGKNLIAELKNRGYNNIFEFTRESDPSLLETYTKECDFVFHLAGVNRPKDEREFMEGNFNLTSQLLGLLRKHDNRAPVLITSSIQAEKDNPYGRSKKAGEDLLFNYWKETDVKIYVYRLPNLFGKWSRPNYNTVVATYCYNIARGLDIQVNNPNAELNLCYIDDVLEEFLRALEGNPTMRDDYCVVPVTHNIKLGELAALIKSFKEGRENLSIPDMEDPLTKKLYSTYLSFLPEDQFSYDLKMNTDHRGSFTEFMRTPERGQVSVNVSKPGITKGNHWHHTKNEKFLVVSGEGLIQFRKIDSEEIIEYRVSGEKLQVVDIPTGYTHSIVNLGESDLVTIMWANECFDPDRPDTYFVEV is encoded by the coding sequence ATGAATATTCTTGTTACAGGAGCGAAAGGGTTTGTCGGGAAAAACCTTATCGCTGAACTTAAAAATAGAGGTTATAACAATATATTTGAATTTACTAGGGAAAGTGATCCTTCATTACTTGAAACATATACAAAAGAATGTGATTTTGTATTTCATTTAGCTGGAGTTAACAGGCCTAAAGATGAAAGAGAGTTTATGGAAGGTAATTTTAATCTAACATCTCAATTACTAGGATTATTAAGGAAACACGATAATAGGGCTCCAGTTCTTATTACTTCTTCAATTCAAGCAGAAAAGGATAATCCCTATGGAAGAAGTAAAAAGGCTGGAGAAGATTTACTATTTAATTATTGGAAAGAAACTGATGTAAAAATCTATGTATATAGACTGCCTAACTTATTTGGCAAATGGAGTAGGCCTAACTATAATACTGTAGTGGCTACTTATTGTTACAACATAGCTAGAGGTTTAGATATTCAGGTCAACAATCCAAATGCAGAGCTTAACCTTTGTTATATAGATGATGTTTTAGAAGAGTTTTTAAGAGCTTTAGAGGGGAATCCAACTATGCGGGATGACTACTGTGTTGTACCTGTAACACATAATATTAAACTTGGGGAATTAGCGGCTCTTATAAAAAGCTTTAAGGAGGGCAGAGAAAATTTAAGTATTCCTGATATGGAGGATCCTTTAACAAAGAAACTTTATAGTACGTACTTAAGCTTTTTGCCAGAGGATCAGTTTTCTTATGATCTTAAAATGAATACTGACCATAGAGGATCCTTTACAGAATTTATGAGAACTCCTGAAAGAGGGCAAGTTTCTGTAAATGTTTCAAAACCTGGGATTACAAAAGGAAACCACTGGCATCATACAAAAAATGAAAAATTCTTAGTTGTAAGCGGAGAAGGTTTAATCCAATTTAGAAAGATTGATTCTGAAGAAATCATCGAATATAGAGTGAGTGGAGAGAAACTACAGGTTGTAGATATTCCTACTGGATATACACACTCCATCGTAAATTTAGGAGAAAGTGATCTCGTAACCATAATGTGGGCAAATGAATGTTTTGATCCGGACAGGCCGGATACTTACTTCGTGGAGGTATAA
- a CDS encoding glycosyltransferase yields MVFDVPAEHGGALSILHEFYNEVKSYDDKQIKWFFILSKPKLHESENIKVLRFPWIKKSWMHRLFFDYLIAPRLVKKYKVDKIISFQNVMIPKTKVPQVIYVHQSLPFVKYKFSFKENRLLWVYQNIIGRSITNSMKKAQRVIVQTEWMREACLQKAKLKKENIIVVPPQFEITVKKYFVPNKKSCSTFFYPAGPAKYKNHGIIIEACKILQQKYSGEFKIIFTLNGDENDHICNIRNEVKSFKLPVEFKGTMKRERVFDMYTNSVLLFPSYIETYGLPLLEAMMHKGFILASDLPFANEVLDGYPNVDFFDPFNKDDLAEKIYRILNNDSNYTKQNYKINNQTNFKRIIDYI; encoded by the coding sequence ATGGTTTTTGATGTTCCTGCAGAACATGGAGGGGCTTTGTCAATATTACATGAATTTTATAATGAAGTTAAATCATATGATGATAAGCAAATCAAATGGTTTTTTATTTTGAGTAAGCCCAAATTGCATGAATCTGAAAATATAAAAGTCTTAAGGTTCCCCTGGATAAAAAAAAGTTGGATGCATCGACTATTTTTTGATTATCTTATAGCACCAAGGTTAGTAAAAAAATATAAGGTAGACAAAATCATATCATTTCAAAATGTTATGATTCCTAAAACTAAGGTGCCTCAAGTGATATATGTTCATCAATCTTTGCCTTTTGTTAAATATAAATTTAGTTTTAAAGAAAATAGATTGCTTTGGGTGTATCAAAATATAATTGGACGTAGTATAACTAATTCAATGAAGAAAGCACAAAGAGTCATAGTACAAACAGAATGGATGAGAGAAGCGTGTTTACAAAAGGCTAAACTAAAAAAAGAGAATATTATTGTGGTGCCGCCCCAATTCGAAATTACCGTTAAAAAATACTTTGTTCCAAATAAAAAGTCTTGTTCAACCTTTTTTTATCCAGCCGGGCCGGCAAAATATAAAAATCATGGAATAATAATTGAGGCATGTAAAATATTGCAACAGAAATATTCCGGAGAGTTTAAAATCATTTTTACGCTTAATGGTGATGAAAATGATCATATATGCAACATAAGAAATGAGGTTAAGAGTTTTAAACTCCCGGTTGAATTTAAAGGAACTATGAAAAGAGAACGGGTATTTGATATGTACACTAACTCAGTTTTGCTATTCCCCTCATATATTGAAACATATGGATTACCATTGCTTGAGGCAATGATGCATAAGGGGTTTATCCTTGCATCAGATTTACCATTTGCAAACGAGGTATTGGATGGATATCCTAATGTAGATTTTTTCGATCCATTTAATAAGGATGATTTAGCCGAAAAAATCTATCGTATTTTAAATAATGATAGTAATTATACAAAACAAAATTATAAAATTAATAATCAAACCAACTTTAAGAGAATTATTGATTATATTTAA